One genomic window of Camelina sativa cultivar DH55 chromosome 5, Cs, whole genome shotgun sequence includes the following:
- the LOC104788989 gene encoding F-box/LRR-repeat protein At2g40920-like, which yields MRSEHRVFFLEAGGRGIWKKAAPTCPADFRPHIPVKGGVCIDGVIYYLGWTDSYNSVLVSFHIRSGEFKMIQVPRRDGDELRSRVTDVSLIEYGGKVTLIVQSNLREKGRLDLWAVEDAGSNKWSRKTLVLQPSQLHLVNNDTIFKVNGTTQNGKVFLIPENLFSPFHILCYDLQSNDMRKIEIKGVPDHWFSKDKMNVIVTLMDHSERLLNVMHTG from the coding sequence ATGAGGTCAGAGCATCGGGTCTTTTTCCTAGAAGCTGGAGGAAGAGGAATTTGGAAAAAGGCGGCTCCAACGTGTCCAGCTGACTTTCGTCCTCACATTCCGGTCAAGGGAGGAGTGTGTATTGATGGGGTTATATATTACCTGGGTTGGACTGATTCGTATAATTCTGTGCTTGTGAGTTTCCACATTAGATCCGGAGAATTCAAAATGATCCAAGTACCTCGCAGGGACGGAGATGAGCTGCGTTCAAGGGTCACGGATGTGAGTCTTATAGAGTATGGTGGCAAAGTAACTCTTATTGTCCAAAGCAATCTTAGAGAAAAGGGTAGACTTGATTTATGGGCCGTCGAAGATGCCGGGAGCAATAAATGGTCGAGGAAGACTCTAGTTTTGCAGCCTTCTCAGCTACATTTAGTCAATAACGACACTATATTCAAAGTCAATGGTACAACTCAAAATGGCAAGGTTTTCTTGATACCAGagaatttgttttctccatttcACATTCTCTGTTATGATCTTCAAAGCAATGATATGAGAAAGATCGAAATCAAAGGTGTACCTGACCACTGGTTTAGCAAGGACAAAATGAACGTTATAGTGACGTTGATGGATCACAGTGAGCGTCTTCTTAACGTGATGCATACGGGGTAA
- the LOC104786028 gene encoding protein HAIKU1-like: MDRPRPNDHLGVNKTGKSIRKSPLHQSSFASNVHNNATTTGRPQNQPQVYNISKNDFRSIVQQLTGSPARESLPRPPQNNNPPKPQNTRLHRIRPAPLTQINRPAVPLPTMVPPQSHPQFARPPPPQPPFPQGTQQSMMMGHGDQFWSNTAESPVSEYMRYLQSSLGNPGPGGNQMQPGHEQRPYIPGHEQQPYVPSHEQRPYSQGYEQQPYMPAQPQPQPQPQPHMMPGSQPRVNMQGPIQPNQYLPPPGLVPSPVPRNLPSPRFNAPVPVTPTLPSPRFNQMYGGFPSPRYNGFGPLHSPTSQFLLPSPTGYPNMFSPRSPYPLLSPGVQYPQPLTPNFSFSQIPQPGSLGTGAGPGPGPGLPPPSPGAMFPLSPSGFFPVSSPRWSDY; this comes from the coding sequence ATGGATAGGCCAAGGCCAAATGATCATTTAGGTGTGAATAAAACTGGGAAGAGTATAAGAAAGAGTCCTCTGCATCAATCGAGTTTTGCTTCAAATGTTCACAACAACGCCACCACCACTGGAAGGCCTCAAAACCAGCCTCAGGTTTATAACATAAGCAAAAACGACTTTAGAAGTATTGTTCAGCAGCTAACGGGTTCTCCAGCACGTGAAAGCCTTCCTCGCCCTCCTCAAAACAACAACCCACCAAAGCCTCAGAATACTCGGTTGCACCGGATTAGACCAGCTCCTTTAACGCAGATCAACCGGCCTGCGGTTCCTCTCCCTACCATGGTTCCTCCACAATCTCATCCTCAGTTTGCTAGACCGCCTCCACCTCAGCCACCTTTCCCTCAAGGCACACAACAATCAATGATGATGGGTCACGGGGACCAGTTTTGGTCTAATACAGCTGAGTCTCCTGTCTCTGAGTATATGCGTTATCTTCAAAGCTCACTTGGGAATCCAGGACCCGGTGGTAACCAAATGCAGCCAGGTCATGAGCAGCGGCCATACATCCCAGGTCATGAGCAGCAGCCATATGTCCCAAGTCATGAGCAGCGGCCATATAGCCAAGGATATGAGCAGCAGCCATATATGCCAGCACAGCCTCAACCACAACCTCAACCTCAGCCACATATGATGCCTGGATCGCAACCTCGTGTGAATATGCAGGGGCCAATTCAACCTAACCAGTATCTACCACCACCGGGATTAGTTCCTAGCCCAGTGCCTCGTAATCTACCTTCCCCTCGGTTCAATGCTCCTGTACCTGTCACCCCAACTCTACCGTCTCCCAGGTTCAATCAGATGTATGGTGGATTTCCTTCTCCTCGATATAATGGTTTCGGGCCACTACACTCACCCACATCCCAGTTTCTTCTACCATCTCCTACTGGTTACCCGAATATGTTCTCTCCGAGATCACCTTACCCGTTACTATCACCAGGAGTTCAGTATCCTCAACCACTCACCCCAAACTTCTCATTTTCACAAATTCCTCAACCTGGGAGTCTTGGAACCGGTGCAGGTCCAGGTCCAGGTCCTGGTCTGCCTCCTCCTTCGCCAGGGGCCATGTTCCCGTTATCTCCATCCGGGTTCTTTCCGGTTTCAAGTCCAAGATGGAGTGATTATTAG
- the LOC104786029 gene encoding uncharacterized protein LOC104786029 produces MSLNCLACHILQRTDSDRDIGSRKDSNLNESFAKSRYEKMRRNRSSLPVPRRVNKGHRRLYSAEMVVYGDLDEPKLVRSSGIRRDWSFEDLKKQKDQLRIEDTIKE; encoded by the coding sequence ATGAGCCTCAACTGCCTCGCTTGCCACATCCTCCAAAGAACAGACTCGGACAGAGACATAGGAAGCCGTAAAGATTCAAACTTGAATGAAAGTTTCGCAAAGTCAAGGTATGAAAAGATGAGAAGGAACAGATCATCGTTGCCCGTACCGAGACGGGTCAATAAGGGTCATCGCAGGCTTTACAGTGCCGAGATGGTGGTCTATGGGGATCTGGACGAGCCCAAGCTGGTCAGAAGCAGTGGGATCAGAAGGGATTGGAGCTTTGAAgatctaaagaaacaaaaagatcagCTAAGAATTGAAGATACGATAAAGGAATAA